From the genome of Mixophyes fleayi isolate aMixFle1 chromosome 2, aMixFle1.hap1, whole genome shotgun sequence, one region includes:
- the KCNE3 gene encoding potassium voltage-gated channel subfamily E member 3, with protein sequence METSRPMERLLENLNTVLQAINKTLNSPPYQPNPQLNETSAKLDKPNKDDNAYIFIVFVMFLFAVTVGSLILGYTRSKKVDKRSDPYHIYIKNSRVSVI encoded by the coding sequence ATGGAGACCTCCAGACCAATGGAAAGACTGCTAGAAAACCTCAACACTGTTCTCCAGGCCATAAACAAGACACTAAACAGTCCACCGTACCAGCCGAATCCACAGCTCAATGAGACAAGCGCCAAACTGGACAAACCCAACAAAGATGACAACGCCTACATCTTCATCGTCTTTGTGATGTTTCTCTTTGCTGTGACTGTGGGGAGTTTAATACTCGGATACACGAGGTCTAAGAAGGTGGACAAACGCAGTGACCCATATCACATCTACATTAAAAACAGTCGTGTGTCAGTAATTTGA